The genomic stretch TGAAGGTCATTAAGGCATCCACTATAGAGGACTCCAATTCCTTATATTCCTCCTGTACATCCGTTTGGTACACCACGTTCTCGCCGATATTGTGCTTTTCGATAAACTCGTTATCGTACGAAAAGATCCACATCATATTATAGCCCAACGTATAATAATATAGTGCCAGCTTTATAGTGGTAAGGGAAATGGTTCCCCTTTCGACGTTCGCGATGGTCATGGGATTCATATCAAAACGCTCCGCAAGTTTTTTCATTGAGAATTGACTCGTAATTTGATTGTCGGTGTCCTTCTTGACCAGTTCTTCGCGTATCATACGCAAACGCTCCCCGATGTAAGCAAAGTCCTTCTTTGACCCTTTCATGATTTTTTCTATATCTTCCATACTATTTAGTTTACTAGTTTATATGACACTTCAGCTATCGGCATTCTTGATTGGTGAATTTGAGGCTATGCTAAGTTGCTATTCATTATTCTTCTTTGGTTTCGACCGGAAAACTCGAATATAAAGCCTCCAGATCCTCTTGTTCGGCAGCGGCGAACAAATTCACTTCCTGGCTTGCCGACACCTTTTCGAATGTCGGGATTTGATGGACCTTTAAGAACGCATCTGCCAATTCCCTGCTCGGCTTCTTACGATATTCTTTCATGAAATGCGCTGCGATGGCCTCTTCCTTCTCTAGGGATTCCCCGATCTGATCACCCATTTTATTTTTATCGAAAACGGTGGATTCGAGTTGCTTTCCCGTGCTTATCAAATATTCCTCCTGAACTAAAGTATCGATATCCTTAATGACTTTCAAAAAATTGATATCCAACACATTATCGATTTCCTTGTCAATGTACATCCGGTCCACTAACTTAAAAATGAAAGCCTTTAGATCTTCTTTTGAAGTTTTCCTTCTTGAAAGCTCTTCCAAACGGGGCAGGTGGTCAAAAAGTTTCAGTTCACGTACCAATGCTATGAACTGCATACGTTTTATGGTATTGGAATAGTGCTTATGGGCAAACTCCTTTAGATATACATTGTAAAAATCAATATAGTCCAATTGCTGGAAATCGATTGCATGGACATTATCGAAAAAATCAAGGGTCCCAATAAGTCGTAGCTTTCCTTCGACCAACTCTTTATGGTTCTTGCATTTAAAATGGGTATGTACGGGAATATCGTATCTACCTTGAATTTTCTTCGAGGCCATATTAGGTCTTATCTGGCCGAAACATAGTTTTTGTTCAATGGGATTTTCAAAGGTGTCGGCAACGATTCCCCCAAAATGACCTGTGGACATGCTCGTAATCTTACTCTTCGGCAGCAGTTCGGAGAGAATGGTACTATAATTGACCGTAGTGTCGTTATTGGAAACCGTTTTGCTCTTTTTTTCCTGATGTATCCTACCGAATATTTCACTTATCCGTCTTGCGGTTTCTCCTTTGGCGGCCCCACTGAAAACGTTCGAGCAATTGTCGAATATAACCTCCGCAAGTTCTCTACCGTAATCCGCGATCAGTTGCGTGACGCTCTGGATGCCCAATATGGTAGCGATATAGTGCGACCTTCCGGTATCGATTATCTTTCGAAGCCCCATAATAAAGACAGTCGGGACTTCATCGAAAATCAATCCTAACGGTCTTCCCCCGGGTTTATTGACTACTTGCAAGGTCTTATTGATGTAGAGGCCGATAGGGGCCGCGTAGACTTCCGAACGGTCA from Flagellimonas oceani encodes the following:
- a CDS encoding helix-turn-helix domain-containing protein; translation: MEDIEKIMKGSKKDFAYIGERLRMIREELVKKDTDNQITSQFSMKKLAERFDMNPMTIANVERGTISLTTIKLALYYYTLGYNMMWIFSYDNEFIEKHNIGENVVYQTDVQEEYKELESSIVDALMTFKKKI